One genomic segment of Hevea brasiliensis isolate MT/VB/25A 57/8 chromosome 3, ASM3005281v1, whole genome shotgun sequence includes these proteins:
- the LOC110637218 gene encoding uncharacterized protein LOC110637218 isoform X2, with product MSFQNQGFWMAKSAESINDGEINYDSSRIEMKRSHQWFMDGSEVELFSNKKQAVGVPTNNLFTGMINSNVSQWGNASSFQSMSGHFSERLFDSDIARTANFDDRNISLVSSEKFTMGRKVNEDPFGNDSSFNLSMSHTLEDPRSSLNCSGIRKVKVSEVKESENIMHLPMEHDYSRVDSDNMSTSNAYDKGENTISMDLAYNKGGGHIMPVGETYDRESNIFISMGQPYSKGDDNITMSQTYKDNNNTMAMGHTFSKGDNNIISMGQTFTPDENTMSMGHLFSKGNDSTVLMGHTYNKRNNKNLSVGQSFNKRESTMISFGGYDDDDTSPSGQLISNYDLLMAHSSLQNSEVINEKDVVNSHVDAHASAVHTTASGTENTSKKKEDLKASKKAPSNNFPSNVRSLLSTGMLDGVAVKYIAWSQEELCGVIKGSGYLCGCQTCNFSKVINAYEFERHANCKTKHPNNHIYFENGKTIYGIVQELRSTPQSMLFEVIQTITGSPINQKSFHLWKESFLAATRELQRIYGKDEGKPL from the exons ATG TCTTTCCAGAATCAAGGTTTTTGGATGGCAAAAAGTGCCGAGTCAATAAATGATGGTGAGATTAATTATGATTCATCTAGAATTGAGATGAAGCGTTCTCATCAGTGGTTTATGGATGGTTCTGAGGTAGAACTATTTTCCAACAAGAAACAAGCAGTAGGAGTTCCAACCAACAACTTATTTACAGGAATGAtaaattcaaatgtttctcaatgGGGAAATGCTTCTAGTTTTCAGTCAATGTCTGGCCATTTTTCTGAACGGTTATTTGATTCTGATATAGCAAGGACTGCTAATTTTGATGACAGAAACATTTCATTGGTTAGCTCAGAAAAGTTTACTATGGGGAGGAAGGTCAATGAGGATCCATTTGGGAATGATTCCTCATTTAATTTATCTATGTCTCACACGCTGGAAGATCCTAGATCAAGTTTAAATTGTAGTGGGATTAGAAAAGTGAAAGTTAGCGAGGTCAAGGAATCTGAGAATATCATGCATTTACCAATGGAACATGACTACAGTAGGGTGGATAGCGATAATATGTCAACTTCTAATGCTTATGATAAGGGTGAAAATACCATATCAATGGATCTTGCTTATAACAAAGGGGGCGGCCACATCATGCCTGTGGGTGAAACCTATGACAGGGAGAGTAACATTTTCATTTCAATGGGACAACCCTATAGCAAGGGAGATGACAACATAACGATGAGTCAAACAtacaaagataataataataccaTGGCAATGGGTCACACATTTAGTAAGGGTGACAACAATATCATATCTATGGGTCAAACCTTCACGCCAGATGAAAACACCATGTCAATGGGGCACCTTTTCAGCAAAGGCAATGACAGTACTGTTTTAATGGGTCATACATACAACAAACGCAACAACAAAAATTTGTCAGTTGGTCAGTCTTTTAATAAAAGAGAGAGTACTATGATATCCTTTGGTGGCTATGATGACGACGATACAAGTCCCTCAGGACAGCTCATATCCAATTATGACTTGTTGATGGCTCATTCTTCTCTTCAGAATTCAGAAGTAATAAATGAGAAAGATGTAGTCAATTCACATGTGGATGCACATGCATCTGCTGTCCATACAACTGCCTCTGGAACTGAAAATACTTCTAAGAAGAAAGAGGACCTAAAAGCATCTAAGAAGGCGCCTTCAAATAACTTCCCTTCAAATGTTAGAAGTTTACTGTCCACTGGAATGCTGGATGGAGTTGCTGTAAAGTATATAGCATGGTCACAGGAG GAGCTTTGTGGTGTTATAAAAGGTTCTGGATATTTATGTGGCTGTCAGACATGCAATTTCTCTAAG GTAATTAATGCCTATGAATTTGAGCGACATGCTAATTGTAAAACAAAACACCCCAATAATCACATATATTTTGAGAATGGGAAGACCATCTATGGCATTGTCCAAGAGCTAAGAAGCACTCCTCAGAGTATGCTTTTTGAAGTTATTCAGACAATAACTGGATCACCTATCAACCAGAAGTCCTTTCATCTTTGGAAAG AATCATTTCTAGCTGCGACCCGTGAACTTCAACGAATTTATGGAAAAGATGAAGGGAAACcgttataa
- the LOC110637218 gene encoding uncharacterized protein LOC110637218 isoform X4, with product MAKSAESINDGEINYDSSRIEMKRSHQWFMDGSEVELFSNKKQAVGVPTNNLFTGMINSNVSQWGNASSFQSMSGHFSERLFDSDIARTANFDDRNISLVSSEKFTMGRKVNEDPFGNDSSFNLSMSHTLEDPRSSLNCSGIRKVKVSEVKESENIMHLPMEHDYSRVDSDNMSTSNAYDKGENTISMDLAYNKGGGHIMPVGETYDRESNIFISMGQPYSKGDDNITMSQTYKDNNNTMAMGHTFSKGDNNIISMGQTFTPDENTMSMGHLFSKGNDSTVLMGHTYNKRNNKNLSVGQSFNKRESTMISFGGYDDDDTSPSGQLISNYDLLMAHSSLQNSEVINEKDVVNSHVDAHASAVHTTASGTENTSKKKEDLKASKKAPSNNFPSNVRSLLSTGMLDGVAVKYIAWSQEKELCGVIKGSGYLCGCQTCNFSKVINAYEFERHANCKTKHPNNHIYFENGKTIYGIVQELRSTPQSMLFEVIQTITGSPINQKSFHLWKESFLAATRELQRIYGKDEGKPL from the exons ATGGCAAAAAGTGCCGAGTCAATAAATGATGGTGAGATTAATTATGATTCATCTAGAATTGAGATGAAGCGTTCTCATCAGTGGTTTATGGATGGTTCTGAGGTAGAACTATTTTCCAACAAGAAACAAGCAGTAGGAGTTCCAACCAACAACTTATTTACAGGAATGAtaaattcaaatgtttctcaatgGGGAAATGCTTCTAGTTTTCAGTCAATGTCTGGCCATTTTTCTGAACGGTTATTTGATTCTGATATAGCAAGGACTGCTAATTTTGATGACAGAAACATTTCATTGGTTAGCTCAGAAAAGTTTACTATGGGGAGGAAGGTCAATGAGGATCCATTTGGGAATGATTCCTCATTTAATTTATCTATGTCTCACACGCTGGAAGATCCTAGATCAAGTTTAAATTGTAGTGGGATTAGAAAAGTGAAAGTTAGCGAGGTCAAGGAATCTGAGAATATCATGCATTTACCAATGGAACATGACTACAGTAGGGTGGATAGCGATAATATGTCAACTTCTAATGCTTATGATAAGGGTGAAAATACCATATCAATGGATCTTGCTTATAACAAAGGGGGCGGCCACATCATGCCTGTGGGTGAAACCTATGACAGGGAGAGTAACATTTTCATTTCAATGGGACAACCCTATAGCAAGGGAGATGACAACATAACGATGAGTCAAACAtacaaagataataataataccaTGGCAATGGGTCACACATTTAGTAAGGGTGACAACAATATCATATCTATGGGTCAAACCTTCACGCCAGATGAAAACACCATGTCAATGGGGCACCTTTTCAGCAAAGGCAATGACAGTACTGTTTTAATGGGTCATACATACAACAAACGCAACAACAAAAATTTGTCAGTTGGTCAGTCTTTTAATAAAAGAGAGAGTACTATGATATCCTTTGGTGGCTATGATGACGACGATACAAGTCCCTCAGGACAGCTCATATCCAATTATGACTTGTTGATGGCTCATTCTTCTCTTCAGAATTCAGAAGTAATAAATGAGAAAGATGTAGTCAATTCACATGTGGATGCACATGCATCTGCTGTCCATACAACTGCCTCTGGAACTGAAAATACTTCTAAGAAGAAAGAGGACCTAAAAGCATCTAAGAAGGCGCCTTCAAATAACTTCCCTTCAAATGTTAGAAGTTTACTGTCCACTGGAATGCTGGATGGAGTTGCTGTAAAGTATATAGCATGGTCACAGGAG AAGGAGCTTTGTGGTGTTATAAAAGGTTCTGGATATTTATGTGGCTGTCAGACATGCAATTTCTCTAAG GTAATTAATGCCTATGAATTTGAGCGACATGCTAATTGTAAAACAAAACACCCCAATAATCACATATATTTTGAGAATGGGAAGACCATCTATGGCATTGTCCAAGAGCTAAGAAGCACTCCTCAGAGTATGCTTTTTGAAGTTATTCAGACAATAACTGGATCACCTATCAACCAGAAGTCCTTTCATCTTTGGAAAG AATCATTTCTAGCTGCGACCCGTGAACTTCAACGAATTTATGGAAAAGATGAAGGGAAACcgttataa
- the LOC110637218 gene encoding uncharacterized protein LOC110637218 isoform X3 — translation MNQGFWMAKSAESINDGEINYDSSRIEMKRSHQWFMDGSEVELFSNKKQAVGVPTNNLFTGMINSNVSQWGNASSFQSMSGHFSERLFDSDIARTANFDDRNISLVSSEKFTMGRKVNEDPFGNDSSFNLSMSHTLEDPRSSLNCSGIRKVKVSEVKESENIMHLPMEHDYSRVDSDNMSTSNAYDKGENTISMDLAYNKGGGHIMPVGETYDRESNIFISMGQPYSKGDDNITMSQTYKDNNNTMAMGHTFSKGDNNIISMGQTFTPDENTMSMGHLFSKGNDSTVLMGHTYNKRNNKNLSVGQSFNKRESTMISFGGYDDDDTSPSGQLISNYDLLMAHSSLQNSEVINEKDVVNSHVDAHASAVHTTASGTENTSKKKEDLKASKKAPSNNFPSNVRSLLSTGMLDGVAVKYIAWSQEKELCGVIKGSGYLCGCQTCNFSKVINAYEFERHANCKTKHPNNHIYFENGKTIYGIVQELRSTPQSMLFEVIQTITGSPINQKSFHLWKESFLAATRELQRIYGKDEGKPL, via the exons ATG AATCAAGGTTTTTGGATGGCAAAAAGTGCCGAGTCAATAAATGATGGTGAGATTAATTATGATTCATCTAGAATTGAGATGAAGCGTTCTCATCAGTGGTTTATGGATGGTTCTGAGGTAGAACTATTTTCCAACAAGAAACAAGCAGTAGGAGTTCCAACCAACAACTTATTTACAGGAATGAtaaattcaaatgtttctcaatgGGGAAATGCTTCTAGTTTTCAGTCAATGTCTGGCCATTTTTCTGAACGGTTATTTGATTCTGATATAGCAAGGACTGCTAATTTTGATGACAGAAACATTTCATTGGTTAGCTCAGAAAAGTTTACTATGGGGAGGAAGGTCAATGAGGATCCATTTGGGAATGATTCCTCATTTAATTTATCTATGTCTCACACGCTGGAAGATCCTAGATCAAGTTTAAATTGTAGTGGGATTAGAAAAGTGAAAGTTAGCGAGGTCAAGGAATCTGAGAATATCATGCATTTACCAATGGAACATGACTACAGTAGGGTGGATAGCGATAATATGTCAACTTCTAATGCTTATGATAAGGGTGAAAATACCATATCAATGGATCTTGCTTATAACAAAGGGGGCGGCCACATCATGCCTGTGGGTGAAACCTATGACAGGGAGAGTAACATTTTCATTTCAATGGGACAACCCTATAGCAAGGGAGATGACAACATAACGATGAGTCAAACAtacaaagataataataataccaTGGCAATGGGTCACACATTTAGTAAGGGTGACAACAATATCATATCTATGGGTCAAACCTTCACGCCAGATGAAAACACCATGTCAATGGGGCACCTTTTCAGCAAAGGCAATGACAGTACTGTTTTAATGGGTCATACATACAACAAACGCAACAACAAAAATTTGTCAGTTGGTCAGTCTTTTAATAAAAGAGAGAGTACTATGATATCCTTTGGTGGCTATGATGACGACGATACAAGTCCCTCAGGACAGCTCATATCCAATTATGACTTGTTGATGGCTCATTCTTCTCTTCAGAATTCAGAAGTAATAAATGAGAAAGATGTAGTCAATTCACATGTGGATGCACATGCATCTGCTGTCCATACAACTGCCTCTGGAACTGAAAATACTTCTAAGAAGAAAGAGGACCTAAAAGCATCTAAGAAGGCGCCTTCAAATAACTTCCCTTCAAATGTTAGAAGTTTACTGTCCACTGGAATGCTGGATGGAGTTGCTGTAAAGTATATAGCATGGTCACAGGAG AAGGAGCTTTGTGGTGTTATAAAAGGTTCTGGATATTTATGTGGCTGTCAGACATGCAATTTCTCTAAG GTAATTAATGCCTATGAATTTGAGCGACATGCTAATTGTAAAACAAAACACCCCAATAATCACATATATTTTGAGAATGGGAAGACCATCTATGGCATTGTCCAAGAGCTAAGAAGCACTCCTCAGAGTATGCTTTTTGAAGTTATTCAGACAATAACTGGATCACCTATCAACCAGAAGTCCTTTCATCTTTGGAAAG AATCATTTCTAGCTGCGACCCGTGAACTTCAACGAATTTATGGAAAAGATGAAGGGAAACcgttataa
- the LOC110637218 gene encoding uncharacterized protein LOC110637218 isoform X5 — MSFQNQGFWMAKSAESINDGEINYDSSRIEMKRSHQWFMDGSEVELFSNKKQAVGVPTNNLFTGMINSNVSQWGNASSFQSMSGHFSERLFDSDIARTANFDDRNISLVSSEKFTMGRKVNEDPFGNDSSFNLSMSHTLEDPRSSLNCSGIRKVKVSEVKESENIMHLPMEHDYSRVDSDNMSTSNAYDKGENTISMDLAYNKGGGHIMPVGETYDRESNIFISMGQPYSKGDDNITMSQTYKDNNNTMAMGHTFSKGDNNIISMGQTFTPDENTMSMGHLFSKGNDSTVLMGHTYNKRNNKNLSVGQSFNKRESTMISFGGYDDDDTSPSGQLISNYDLLMAHSSLQNSEVINEKDVVNSHVDAHASAVHTTASGTENTSKKKEDLKASKKAPSNNFPSNVRSLLSTGMLDGVAVKYIAWSQEKELCGVIKGSGYLCGCQTCNFSKVINAYEFERHANCKTKHPNNHIYFENGKTIYGIVQELRSTPQSMLFEVIQTITGSPINQKSFHLWKGDAKIISSCDP; from the exons ATG TCTTTCCAGAATCAAGGTTTTTGGATGGCAAAAAGTGCCGAGTCAATAAATGATGGTGAGATTAATTATGATTCATCTAGAATTGAGATGAAGCGTTCTCATCAGTGGTTTATGGATGGTTCTGAGGTAGAACTATTTTCCAACAAGAAACAAGCAGTAGGAGTTCCAACCAACAACTTATTTACAGGAATGAtaaattcaaatgtttctcaatgGGGAAATGCTTCTAGTTTTCAGTCAATGTCTGGCCATTTTTCTGAACGGTTATTTGATTCTGATATAGCAAGGACTGCTAATTTTGATGACAGAAACATTTCATTGGTTAGCTCAGAAAAGTTTACTATGGGGAGGAAGGTCAATGAGGATCCATTTGGGAATGATTCCTCATTTAATTTATCTATGTCTCACACGCTGGAAGATCCTAGATCAAGTTTAAATTGTAGTGGGATTAGAAAAGTGAAAGTTAGCGAGGTCAAGGAATCTGAGAATATCATGCATTTACCAATGGAACATGACTACAGTAGGGTGGATAGCGATAATATGTCAACTTCTAATGCTTATGATAAGGGTGAAAATACCATATCAATGGATCTTGCTTATAACAAAGGGGGCGGCCACATCATGCCTGTGGGTGAAACCTATGACAGGGAGAGTAACATTTTCATTTCAATGGGACAACCCTATAGCAAGGGAGATGACAACATAACGATGAGTCAAACAtacaaagataataataataccaTGGCAATGGGTCACACATTTAGTAAGGGTGACAACAATATCATATCTATGGGTCAAACCTTCACGCCAGATGAAAACACCATGTCAATGGGGCACCTTTTCAGCAAAGGCAATGACAGTACTGTTTTAATGGGTCATACATACAACAAACGCAACAACAAAAATTTGTCAGTTGGTCAGTCTTTTAATAAAAGAGAGAGTACTATGATATCCTTTGGTGGCTATGATGACGACGATACAAGTCCCTCAGGACAGCTCATATCCAATTATGACTTGTTGATGGCTCATTCTTCTCTTCAGAATTCAGAAGTAATAAATGAGAAAGATGTAGTCAATTCACATGTGGATGCACATGCATCTGCTGTCCATACAACTGCCTCTGGAACTGAAAATACTTCTAAGAAGAAAGAGGACCTAAAAGCATCTAAGAAGGCGCCTTCAAATAACTTCCCTTCAAATGTTAGAAGTTTACTGTCCACTGGAATGCTGGATGGAGTTGCTGTAAAGTATATAGCATGGTCACAGGAG AAGGAGCTTTGTGGTGTTATAAAAGGTTCTGGATATTTATGTGGCTGTCAGACATGCAATTTCTCTAAG GTAATTAATGCCTATGAATTTGAGCGACATGCTAATTGTAAAACAAAACACCCCAATAATCACATATATTTTGAGAATGGGAAGACCATCTATGGCATTGTCCAAGAGCTAAGAAGCACTCCTCAGAGTATGCTTTTTGAAGTTATTCAGACAATAACTGGATCACCTATCAACCAGAAGTCCTTTCATCTTTGGAAAGGTGATGCAAA AATCATTTCTAGCTGCGACCCGTGA
- the LOC110637218 gene encoding uncharacterized protein LOC110637218 isoform X1 has translation MSFQNQGFWMAKSAESINDGEINYDSSRIEMKRSHQWFMDGSEVELFSNKKQAVGVPTNNLFTGMINSNVSQWGNASSFQSMSGHFSERLFDSDIARTANFDDRNISLVSSEKFTMGRKVNEDPFGNDSSFNLSMSHTLEDPRSSLNCSGIRKVKVSEVKESENIMHLPMEHDYSRVDSDNMSTSNAYDKGENTISMDLAYNKGGGHIMPVGETYDRESNIFISMGQPYSKGDDNITMSQTYKDNNNTMAMGHTFSKGDNNIISMGQTFTPDENTMSMGHLFSKGNDSTVLMGHTYNKRNNKNLSVGQSFNKRESTMISFGGYDDDDTSPSGQLISNYDLLMAHSSLQNSEVINEKDVVNSHVDAHASAVHTTASGTENTSKKKEDLKASKKAPSNNFPSNVRSLLSTGMLDGVAVKYIAWSQEKELCGVIKGSGYLCGCQTCNFSKVINAYEFERHANCKTKHPNNHIYFENGKTIYGIVQELRSTPQSMLFEVIQTITGSPINQKSFHLWKESFLAATRELQRIYGKDEGKPL, from the exons ATG TCTTTCCAGAATCAAGGTTTTTGGATGGCAAAAAGTGCCGAGTCAATAAATGATGGTGAGATTAATTATGATTCATCTAGAATTGAGATGAAGCGTTCTCATCAGTGGTTTATGGATGGTTCTGAGGTAGAACTATTTTCCAACAAGAAACAAGCAGTAGGAGTTCCAACCAACAACTTATTTACAGGAATGAtaaattcaaatgtttctcaatgGGGAAATGCTTCTAGTTTTCAGTCAATGTCTGGCCATTTTTCTGAACGGTTATTTGATTCTGATATAGCAAGGACTGCTAATTTTGATGACAGAAACATTTCATTGGTTAGCTCAGAAAAGTTTACTATGGGGAGGAAGGTCAATGAGGATCCATTTGGGAATGATTCCTCATTTAATTTATCTATGTCTCACACGCTGGAAGATCCTAGATCAAGTTTAAATTGTAGTGGGATTAGAAAAGTGAAAGTTAGCGAGGTCAAGGAATCTGAGAATATCATGCATTTACCAATGGAACATGACTACAGTAGGGTGGATAGCGATAATATGTCAACTTCTAATGCTTATGATAAGGGTGAAAATACCATATCAATGGATCTTGCTTATAACAAAGGGGGCGGCCACATCATGCCTGTGGGTGAAACCTATGACAGGGAGAGTAACATTTTCATTTCAATGGGACAACCCTATAGCAAGGGAGATGACAACATAACGATGAGTCAAACAtacaaagataataataataccaTGGCAATGGGTCACACATTTAGTAAGGGTGACAACAATATCATATCTATGGGTCAAACCTTCACGCCAGATGAAAACACCATGTCAATGGGGCACCTTTTCAGCAAAGGCAATGACAGTACTGTTTTAATGGGTCATACATACAACAAACGCAACAACAAAAATTTGTCAGTTGGTCAGTCTTTTAATAAAAGAGAGAGTACTATGATATCCTTTGGTGGCTATGATGACGACGATACAAGTCCCTCAGGACAGCTCATATCCAATTATGACTTGTTGATGGCTCATTCTTCTCTTCAGAATTCAGAAGTAATAAATGAGAAAGATGTAGTCAATTCACATGTGGATGCACATGCATCTGCTGTCCATACAACTGCCTCTGGAACTGAAAATACTTCTAAGAAGAAAGAGGACCTAAAAGCATCTAAGAAGGCGCCTTCAAATAACTTCCCTTCAAATGTTAGAAGTTTACTGTCCACTGGAATGCTGGATGGAGTTGCTGTAAAGTATATAGCATGGTCACAGGAG AAGGAGCTTTGTGGTGTTATAAAAGGTTCTGGATATTTATGTGGCTGTCAGACATGCAATTTCTCTAAG GTAATTAATGCCTATGAATTTGAGCGACATGCTAATTGTAAAACAAAACACCCCAATAATCACATATATTTTGAGAATGGGAAGACCATCTATGGCATTGTCCAAGAGCTAAGAAGCACTCCTCAGAGTATGCTTTTTGAAGTTATTCAGACAATAACTGGATCACCTATCAACCAGAAGTCCTTTCATCTTTGGAAAG AATCATTTCTAGCTGCGACCCGTGAACTTCAACGAATTTATGGAAAAGATGAAGGGAAACcgttataa